The Bacteroidota bacterium genome includes a region encoding these proteins:
- a CDS encoding DUF2279 domain-containing protein produces MREFLTPAETFNKTRFTAVLASEVALYSGATVALYNYWYKDYPHSKFHLFDDEGEWLQHDKFGHFYTAYFETNLTTGFYNWTGMQDKNTYWVGAVSGSVLQLTIEVFDAFSEKWGFSIGDFAANSLGAAVSMGQNYLWDEQRIVFKYSAHFVDYSKEDLLVQERADALFGATGPEKILKDYNGSTYWMSVNPSQFMKPETKFPKWLMISAGYGAQGMLGGYDNIWCPDASISPEFCDPDMLIDYSDDIERYRQYYLSFDIDFSQIKTNSLMLHYVFNVLNLFKFPAPALEINGNGKVKFYPIYF; encoded by the coding sequence ATGCGCGAATTCCTAACTCCTGCAGAAACATTTAATAAAACACGATTCACCGCAGTACTCGCATCAGAAGTTGCATTATACAGCGGCGCAACAGTTGCCTTATATAATTATTGGTATAAAGATTATCCGCACAGCAAATTTCATTTGTTCGACGATGAAGGCGAATGGTTACAACACGATAAATTCGGTCATTTTTATACCGCATACTTTGAAACAAATCTCACCACCGGTTTTTACAACTGGACAGGTATGCAAGATAAAAATACCTATTGGGTGGGAGCAGTATCCGGTTCCGTTTTACAATTGACCATTGAAGTATTTGATGCCTTTTCAGAAAAATGGGGATTTTCCATCGGCGATTTTGCTGCCAATTCATTAGGTGCGGCAGTAAGCATGGGTCAAAATTATTTATGGGACGAACAACGCATCGTTTTTAAATACTCCGCACATTTTGTCGATTATTCCAAAGAAGATCTTTTAGTACAGGAAAGAGCAGATGCCTTATTCGGCGCAACAGGTCCCGAAAAAATATTAAAAGATTATAATGGTTCCACTTATTGGATGAGTGTGAACCCTTCACAATTCATGAAACCCGAAACAAAATTTCCGAAATGGCTCATGATAAGCGCCGGTTACGGAGCTCAGGGAATGTTAGGAGGCTACGATAATATCTGGTGCCCCGACGCCTCTATCTCCCCCGAATTTTGTGATCCTGATATGCTTATCGATTATTCTGATGATATTGAAAGATATCGTCAATATTATTTATCCTTCGATATCGATTTCTCCCAGATAAAAACAAATTCACTCATGCTTCACTATGTATTTAATGTACTTAATTTATTCAAATTCCCAGCCCCGGCATTGGAAATAAATGGTAATGGGAAAGTAAAATTTTATCCGATTTATTTTTAA
- a CDS encoding phosphoglucomutase/phosphomannomutase family protein: MIQIKFGTDGWRAIIAKEFTTDNVARVAKATADWVKQISNEPSVVVGHDCRFAGELFAEVTTKVLCAEGVKVFLAKDFISTPMISLGANKLNATAGVVITASHNPPSYNGFKLKSGYGGPTIPEDIALVETMIPDVYEIPSTSLEEFEKAGKLVWVNLEDMYFEHVQKSFDLQTINNSGIKIGYDAMYGAGQRIALRILKNIVALHCDENPGFKGQAPEPIHRNLTELSNLLKNDNSLACGLANDGDADRIGMYDDEGNFVDSHHIILLLIHYLHKYKNYNGKVVIAFSVSEKVKRLCEHYNLDYEVTKIGFKYICGKMIVEDVLLGGEESGGIAVKGHVPERDGIWCGLLIFEFMAKTGKTLKQLIDEVYAITGSFYFDRNDLHITDTLKNQIITNCKNGIYKSFGKYNVEKVEDIDGYKFHLSANSWMMIRASGTEPLLRVYAEAPNQKETDDILATVKGILLA; encoded by the coding sequence ATGATCCAGATAAAATTCGGAACCGACGGATGGAGAGCCATCATAGCAAAAGAATTTACCACCGATAATGTTGCACGTGTTGCAAAAGCAACTGCCGATTGGGTAAAACAAATCAGCAACGAACCCTCCGTTGTGGTTGGTCACGATTGTCGTTTCGCAGGTGAATTATTTGCGGAAGTAACAACAAAAGTTTTATGTGCCGAAGGAGTAAAAGTTTTCCTCGCAAAAGATTTTATTTCTACCCCAATGATAAGTCTTGGTGCTAATAAATTAAATGCAACTGCGGGAGTTGTAATAACAGCAAGTCATAATCCACCTTCATACAATGGATTCAAATTAAAAAGTGGTTATGGCGGACCAACAATTCCGGAAGATATTGCTTTGGTAGAAACAATGATTCCGGATGTTTATGAAATTCCTTCCACCTCATTGGAAGAATTTGAAAAAGCGGGAAAATTAGTTTGGGTAAATCTCGAAGACATGTATTTCGAACACGTGCAAAAAAGTTTCGATCTGCAAACAATTAATAATTCGGGAATTAAAATTGGATACGATGCAATGTATGGTGCCGGACAAAGAATTGCTTTGCGCATATTAAAAAATATAGTTGCTCTGCACTGCGACGAAAATCCCGGATTTAAAGGTCAGGCTCCCGAACCCATCCATCGCAATTTAACAGAGTTAAGTAATTTATTAAAAAATGATAATTCCCTTGCCTGCGGTTTGGCAAACGATGGTGATGCCGACAGGATCGGAATGTATGACGATGAAGGAAATTTTGTGGATTCGCATCATATTATTTTATTGTTAATTCACTATTTACATAAATATAAAAATTACAACGGTAAAGTTGTTATCGCATTCAGCGTAAGTGAAAAAGTAAAACGTTTGTGCGAACATTATAATTTAGATTATGAAGTAACTAAAATTGGTTTCAAATACATCTGCGGAAAAATGATAGTGGAAGATGTTTTATTGGGCGGAGAAGAAAGTGGAGGAATTGCAGTTAAAGGTCACGTTCCCGAACGCGACGGAATCTGGTGCGGATTATTGATATTTGAATTCATGGCAAAAACCGGTAAAACATTAAAACAATTAATCGATGAAGTATATGCAATTACCGGTAGTTTTTATTTCGACAGAAACGATTTACATATCACCGACACTTTAAAAAATCAGATCATTACCAATTGCAAAAACGGAATCTATAAATCATTTGGAAAATACAATGTAGAAAAAGTGGAAGATATAGACGGCTACAAATTTCATCTCAGCGCAAACAGCTGGATGATGATCCGCGCCAGCGGAACCGAACCACTATTGCGTGTCTATGCAGAAGCGCCGAATCAGAAAGAGACAGATGATATTTTAGCAACTGTTAAAGGAATTTTGCTTGCATAA
- a CDS encoding methyltransferase domain-containing protein — MKKTLKWNIAQKAELKWWENYLKGKDVEQYHTWKKAYWQKLLDTIKESCPVNPGMDVLDAGCGPAGVFMNLAECKVDAVDPLVDEYEKNLSHFKRSNYPFTTFYSLPIEQYKTDKKYDIIFCMNAINHVADINFSYDLLASMVKPGGKIVVTIDAHNHAFFKHLFRLVPGDILHPHQYDLKEYENFLTNRNFKILQSEKLKDEFFFDHYMQVGELKD; from the coding sequence ATGAAGAAAACATTAAAATGGAATATTGCTCAAAAGGCCGAATTAAAATGGTGGGAGAATTATTTGAAAGGGAAGGATGTGGAACAATATCACACTTGGAAAAAAGCGTATTGGCAGAAATTATTGGATACCATTAAAGAAAGTTGCCCGGTAAACCCCGGTATGGATGTTTTGGATGCCGGTTGTGGACCTGCGGGCGTATTTATGAATTTAGCCGAATGCAAAGTGGATGCTGTTGATCCTTTGGTGGATGAATATGAAAAAAATCTTTCTCATTTTAAAAGAAGTAATTATCCCTTTACCACTTTTTATAGTCTTCCAATTGAGCAATACAAAACAGACAAAAAATACGATATCATTTTTTGTATGAACGCCATTAATCATGTGGCGGATATTAATTTCAGTTATGACCTGCTCGCATCCATGGTGAAACCCGGAGGAAAAATTGTTGTTACCATTGATGCACATAATCATGCATTTTTTAAACATTTATTTCGTCTTGTGCCGGGAGATATATTACATCCTCATCAGTATGATCTGAAAGAGTATGAAAACTTTTTGACAAACCGAAATTTTAAAATATTGCAGTCAGAGAAACTTAAAGATGAATTTTTCTTTGATCATTATATGCAGGTTGGGGAATTGAAAGATTAA
- a CDS encoding T9SS type A sorting domain-containing protein, with product MNLSCYLISIFILAGGYLRAQNQAANWVFGDSALLSFSDLTISADTVNFVIAQEASASISDTSGNLLFYTDGKYVWNRNQELMPNGCCLDIDQYWDEASSVTQGAIILPRSGYNNQYYIFLLSIEGISYNIIDMNLDGGMGDISVKNQVVIIDTLTEKMTAVQHGNGRDWWLIVHKDGVTDSTDLFYKVLITPDGVTVFTQNTGVKRDGPNQGQMVFSPEGDKIALADKQGLEILDFDRCLGVLTPHFFIPIDSISSEMLYGCSFSPDGTKLYVSSLGTGDFSKIYQYCFNCNEPFLESKKNVFELVVEMPFFPLFCIGQLTPGPDGKIYFVISYTEGPNPGFCSYNMNLSTIEYPNEEGIACTIDTNSVYLNGRRTILGLPNFPNYILGPLTGSECDTIVVGINIEEINNFNVYPNPTNGFVYFDVENNYDQFHLTITNLLGTIIIDEEINNLSSTQFSVDLSDYGTGVYLYKLSLNDGKIFIGKVLKY from the coding sequence ATGAACCTGAGTTGTTATTTGATTTCGATATTCATATTGGCAGGTGGATATTTACGAGCTCAAAACCAAGCTGCTAATTGGGTTTTTGGTGATTCGGCTTTATTATCTTTTTCTGATCTTACCATTAGTGCCGATACTGTAAATTTTGTAATCGCCCAGGAGGCGAGTGCATCAATTTCTGATACTTCCGGAAATTTATTGTTTTATACTGATGGAAAATATGTCTGGAACCGAAATCAGGAATTAATGCCTAATGGATGTTGCTTAGATATTGATCAATATTGGGACGAAGCATCAAGTGTAACTCAAGGTGCAATAATACTTCCCAGAAGTGGTTATAATAATCAATATTATATTTTTTTATTATCAATTGAAGGAATTTCTTATAATATTATAGATATGAATTTAGACGGGGGGATGGGAGATATATCTGTCAAAAATCAAGTTGTCATTATCGATACGTTAACCGAAAAAATGACAGCAGTCCAACATGGTAATGGTCGCGACTGGTGGTTGATAGTTCATAAAGATGGGGTTACAGATTCAACGGATCTTTTTTATAAGGTATTAATCACACCCGATGGAGTTACGGTTTTTACTCAAAATACCGGTGTTAAAAGAGATGGACCAAATCAGGGTCAAATGGTGTTTTCTCCAGAAGGCGATAAAATTGCACTCGCAGACAAACAGGGTTTGGAAATTTTAGATTTTGACAGATGTCTTGGCGTATTGACTCCTCATTTTTTTATCCCTATAGATTCAATTTCTTCGGAAATGTTATATGGTTGTTCCTTCAGTCCGGATGGAACTAAACTATATGTTTCTTCACTGGGTACAGGGGATTTTTCAAAAATATATCAGTATTGTTTTAATTGTAATGAACCTTTTTTGGAATCAAAAAAAAATGTTTTTGAACTTGTAGTTGAGATGCCTTTTTTCCCTTTGTTTTGTATTGGCCAATTGACACCCGGTCCTGACGGAAAAATATATTTTGTAATTAGTTACACAGAAGGGCCAAATCCTGGATTCTGCAGCTATAATATGAATCTTAGCACAATTGAATATCCTAACGAAGAAGGAATTGCATGTACGATAGATACTAATTCAGTTTATCTAAATGGAAGACGGACCATTCTCGGCCTCCCCAACTTCCCTAATTACATTCTCGGCCCCTTAACCGGCAGTGAATGTGACACCATCGTGGTAGGAATTAATATTGAAGAAATTAATAATTTTAATGTTTACCCAAACCCCACAAACGGCTTTGTTTATTTTGATGTGGAAAATAATTACGATCAATTTCATTTAACCATAACCAATTTATTAGGAACGATTATTATTGATGAAGAAATAAATAATTTATCATCAACCCAATTTTCAGTTGACCTTTCTGATTATGGAACTGGCGTATATCTTTATAAACTTAGTCTGAATGACGGAAAAATTTTTATCGGTAAAGTATTAAAATATTAA
- a CDS encoding protein-L-isoaspartate(D-aspartate) O-methyltransferase, which produces MRQELTDTLRHKGISDERVLAAINAIPRHSFMDEAFLEHAYEDKAFRIGEGQTISQPYTVAYMTEWLELEPGMKVLEVGTGSGYQACVLAEMGVKVFSIERFKKLHDTAKQQISLLGYSKSIKLFFGDGYEGIPENAPYDRIIITAAAKEIPQKLLKQLKVGGIIVLPLGKDDDQLMIKMTKTSENDYRKEMGDNFRFVPMLPGKIF; this is translated from the coding sequence ATGCGCCAGGAGTTAACAGACACTCTTCGACATAAAGGTATAAGCGATGAAAGGGTTTTAGCGGCAATAAATGCGATTCCACGACATAGTTTTATGGATGAGGCATTTTTGGAGCACGCTTATGAAGATAAGGCCTTTCGGATCGGCGAGGGACAAACTATCAGTCAGCCTTACACCGTTGCCTATATGACCGAGTGGCTTGAGCTGGAACCAGGTATGAAGGTGTTGGAGGTTGGCACAGGAAGCGGTTATCAGGCCTGTGTGCTCGCCGAGATGGGTGTAAAGGTATTTTCGATAGAACGGTTTAAGAAGCTCCACGACACGGCAAAACAGCAGATCAGTTTATTGGGGTACAGCAAATCGATAAAATTGTTTTTTGGGGATGGATATGAAGGAATACCAGAAAATGCCCCTTACGACAGGATAATAATTACTGCTGCAGCGAAGGAGATACCTCAAAAATTATTGAAACAGTTAAAGGTTGGGGGTATAATAGTGTTACCATTGGGAAAGGATGATGATCAGCTCATGATAAAAATGACCAAAACTTCCGAAAACGATTATCGCAAAGAAATGGGTGATAATTTCCGTTTTGTTCCCATGCTTCCGGGTAAGATCTTTTAG
- a CDS encoding toxin-antitoxin system YwqK family antitoxin yields the protein MKPIRFYFLGMVFFISHTIYAQNQVTFIPPEATPKIKIDTIVQVVDAAKNLKHFTILENDITTQDGYLMNNKKTGKWYIYYPNGVLLSMAEYDNGIKNGVYLECDKNGAVLVQENFKNDKLDGEQKKYFSAKTGRILKSSNSYKEGKFHGTCTEYSESGLIQSQVQYSNGKKDGATRWYFSNGKIAMEQFYSNEMLNGIQKIYNQQGILLSEGKFANNLKTGLWTEYYDSGKMKAQGNYTEDKKTGAWKLYDEAGNLSKTENF from the coding sequence ATGAAACCAATTAGATTCTATTTTTTGGGAATGGTATTTTTTATTTCCCATACAATTTATGCACAAAATCAGGTGACTTTTATTCCGCCTGAAGCCACTCCAAAAATTAAGATCGACACCATTGTTCAGGTGGTGGACGCTGCAAAAAATTTAAAACATTTTACCATACTGGAAAACGATATCACCACCCAGGATGGTTATTTAATGAATAACAAAAAAACAGGTAAATGGTACATTTATTATCCTAACGGTGTTTTGCTTTCTATGGCGGAATATGACAACGGAATTAAAAATGGCGTTTATCTTGAGTGTGATAAAAATGGTGCTGTGCTCGTACAGGAAAACTTTAAAAATGATAAACTGGATGGCGAACAAAAAAAATATTTCAGTGCAAAAACCGGCAGAATACTAAAATCAAGCAATAGTTATAAAGAAGGAAAATTTCATGGCACATGCACCGAATACAGTGAGAGTGGATTAATACAAAGTCAGGTGCAATATTCCAATGGAAAAAAAGATGGTGCCACGCGCTGGTATTTTTCCAATGGAAAAATTGCCATGGAACAATTTTATTCCAATGAAATGTTAAACGGCATCCAGAAGATCTATAATCAGCAGGGAATTCTGCTCAGTGAAGGAAAATTTGCGAATAATTTAAAAACAGGTCTCTGGACCGAATATTACGACTCCGGAAAAATGAAAGCCCAAGGGAATTATACAGAAGATAAAAAAACCGGTGCCTGGAAATTGTATGATGAAGCAGGAAATCTGTCAAAAACAGAAAATTTCTGA
- a CDS encoding Smr/MutS family protein: MKIPEGEKVVILESGETGIILYYDGSTAFVDVEGEIVQVHKNDIERVSDFGGAGKERGEKEKGEDSVSNSPYEEGIHLQFLAIKNFHGETQRYDLFLLNNTETDLLVEYHFYLNQDKENTIRKEINKYANLKLNEFKTDQLNDTPWFDFAFWPRNVQPEFQFHFTKEIKLKAKIFFAKIESEEFKTKGYFTIELLKDIPFAKPKPVKFIPKKEKDDLFTTKKAVTKENEVITKSELPDFIDLHAENLVPGYRNLESGEILRYQLNHCKNFLEKAIRYNLHKIYVVHGIGKGVLKQEVEKILKQYPEIDSYNNDYNPRFGFGATEIFLS; encoded by the coding sequence ATGAAAATACCTGAGGGCGAAAAGGTGGTTATTCTCGAAAGCGGTGAAACGGGTATCATACTATACTATGATGGCAGCACTGCTTTTGTGGATGTGGAAGGGGAAATTGTTCAGGTGCATAAAAATGATATTGAAAGGGTAAGCGACTTTGGGGGTGCGGGAAAGGAGAGAGGAGAAAAGGAGAAAGGAGAAGACTCCGTCTCAAATTCACCTTATGAAGAGGGTATTCACCTGCAATTTTTGGCAATTAAAAATTTCCATGGGGAGACACAACGATATGATCTTTTTTTATTAAATAATACAGAAACAGATCTTTTGGTGGAATATCATTTTTACCTAAACCAGGATAAAGAAAACACCATCCGAAAAGAAATAAATAAGTACGCGAATTTGAAGTTAAACGAATTTAAAACAGATCAACTCAACGATACTCCCTGGTTCGATTTTGCATTCTGGCCGCGCAATGTGCAACCCGAATTTCAATTTCATTTTACCAAAGAAATAAAACTCAAGGCAAAAATATTTTTCGCAAAAATCGAATCGGAGGAATTTAAAACCAAGGGCTATTTCACTATCGAATTATTAAAAGATATTCCCTTTGCCAAACCCAAACCGGTAAAATTTATTCCCAAAAAGGAAAAGGATGATCTTTTTACAACTAAAAAGGCTGTTACCAAAGAAAATGAGGTGATCACAAAATCAGAATTGCCCGATTTTATTGACTTGCATGCGGAAAACCTGGTTCCCGGATATCGTAATCTGGAATCCGGAGAAATTTTGCGTTATCAGTTAAATCATTGCAAAAATTTCCTCGAAAAAGCAATTCGTTATAACTTGCATAAAATTTATGTTGTTCACGGGATTGGAAAGGGTGTTTTGAAACAGGAAGTAGAAAAAATATTGAAACAATATCCTGAAATTGACAGTTATAACAACGATTACAATCCCCGTTTCGGTTTTGGCGCAACGGAGATATTTTTGAGTTAA
- a CDS encoding sigma-54-dependent Fis family transcriptional regulator produces the protein MANILLIDDEKSIRKTLREILEYEGYVVDEASDGSEGFRMIQEGDYDIVLCDIKMPKMDGMEVLEKSQVAHADVPFIMISGHGTLETAVEAVKKGAFDYVAKPPDLNRLLITIRNALDKSNLITETKVLKRRVTKTREIIGDSPAIVKIKETIERVAPTDARVLITGDNGTGKELVARWIHEKSNRANGPLIEVNCAAIPSELIESELFGHEKGAFTSAIKQRIGKFEQANGGTLFLDEIGDMSLSAQAKVLRALQENKITRVGGDKEIPVDVRVVAATNKDLIKEVDANQFRIDLYHRISVILIHVPSLNDRTDDIPLLSERFVKEICEDYGIPKKVITPKAMMEIMNVNFTGNIRELRNVIERLVILSEQKITEEDVINYAQSPKSGGSPKDLYERFEKFQDFKDHIEKEFILHRLNKNGWNVSKTAEELDIQRSHLYNKIEKYNLKRD, from the coding sequence ATGGCGAATATTTTATTGATAGATGATGAAAAAAGCATCCGCAAGACACTGCGTGAGATTTTGGAATATGAAGGATATGTGGTTGATGAAGCCAGTGATGGATCCGAAGGTTTTCGAATGATTCAGGAAGGAGATTATGATATCGTACTCTGTGATATCAAAATGCCGAAAATGGACGGAATGGAAGTACTCGAAAAATCGCAGGTTGCCCATGCCGATGTTCCATTCATAATGATAAGCGGTCATGGAACTTTGGAAACCGCTGTGGAGGCAGTTAAAAAAGGTGCTTTTGATTATGTGGCAAAACCACCAGATCTCAATCGTTTACTGATCACCATCAGAAACGCTCTGGATAAATCCAATCTGATCACCGAAACCAAGGTGCTCAAACGCAGGGTTACAAAAACGCGCGAAATAATCGGCGATTCACCGGCGATCGTAAAAATTAAAGAAACTATCGAACGCGTTGCACCAACCGATGCCCGTGTTTTAATTACGGGTGATAACGGAACCGGAAAAGAATTGGTAGCGCGTTGGATACACGAAAAAAGTAATCGCGCTAACGGTCCTCTTATTGAAGTGAACTGCGCAGCGATACCAAGCGAATTAATAGAGAGTGAATTATTCGGTCATGAAAAAGGTGCATTTACTTCCGCTATAAAACAGCGAATAGGAAAATTTGAACAAGCGAACGGCGGAACTTTATTTTTAGATGAGATAGGCGATATGAGCCTGAGTGCACAGGCAAAAGTGTTACGTGCATTGCAGGAAAATAAAATTACGCGTGTTGGTGGTGATAAGGAAATTCCTGTTGACGTGCGTGTAGTTGCTGCAACAAATAAGGATCTGATAAAAGAAGTGGATGCAAATCAATTTCGTATCGATTTATATCATCGTATAAGTGTAATATTAATTCATGTTCCGTCATTAAATGACAGAACTGATGATATTCCATTATTATCAGAACGATTCGTAAAAGAAATTTGTGAGGATTATGGTATTCCTAAAAAAGTGATCACTCCGAAAGCAATGATGGAGATCATGAATGTGAATTTTACGGGAAATATTCGCGAACTGCGCAATGTAATAGAACGACTTGTTATTTTAAGTGAACAAAAAATAACCGAAGAAGATGTAATTAATTACGCCCAATCTCCAAAAAGTGGTGGCAGTCCGAAAGACCTCTACGAACGTTTCGAAAAATTCCAGGATTTTAAAGATCATATTGAAAAAGAATTTATTCTGCACCGCCTGAATAAAAATGGATGGAATGTTTCTAAAACTGCGGAAGAATTGGATATTCAGCGCAGTCATTTATATAACAAGATCGAAAAGTATAATTTGAAACGCGATTGA
- a CDS encoding alpha/beta hydrolase encodes MKLLKKLFLPVAILITSVLNGQQTLGLNAQRTYDITPADYGLIFDTIRIATDDGASLYAWHLYPGEKNDKSSKKAVIISHDGNQNMANGLEQAGKFLGLGFHVFMYDYRGFGKSSDFNVSPKFFIYQQFATDLTAAVEYVKKYHALLSVDLYGWGIGGGLSLGVGANNLKVHRVIADNPYSTFETVQNRYEQKSGTRIMMPIGYNVSLLEPKMALIDKGDHLRAILLIIGEQGNIMTPADMLELQAMKKKVTTIYTVKGVDNDKNFSSNRDEYFKQIKAFYEKSAD; translated from the coding sequence ATGAAGTTGCTTAAAAAACTCTTTTTACCGGTAGCTATTCTCATTACCTCCGTTTTAAACGGACAACAAACACTCGGACTTAATGCGCAAAGAACGTATGATATTACTCCGGCTGATTACGGTCTTATTTTCGACACAATTCGCATAGCCACCGACGATGGAGCAAGTTTATATGCATGGCATTTATATCCGGGTGAAAAAAATGATAAATCCTCTAAAAAAGCGGTTATCATCAGTCACGATGGAAATCAGAACATGGCAAATGGTCTCGAACAGGCCGGTAAATTTCTCGGATTAGGTTTTCATGTATTTATGTACGATTACCGCGGTTTTGGAAAAAGCAGCGATTTTAATGTGAGCCCTAAATTTTTTATCTATCAACAATTTGCAACCGACTTAACTGCGGCAGTGGAATATGTTAAAAAATATCACGCACTTTTATCAGTAGATCTTTATGGCTGGGGAATTGGTGGTGGTTTATCACTTGGTGTTGGTGCAAACAATTTAAAAGTGCATCGCGTAATTGCAGATAATCCTTATTCCACTTTCGAAACAGTACAAAATCGTTACGAACAAAAATCAGGAACTCGTATCATGATGCCAATAGGTTACAATGTGTCTTTATTAGAACCAAAAATGGCATTGATAGATAAAGGTGATCACCTGCGCGCAATTTTATTGATCATTGGTGAACAGGGAAATATCATGACTCCTGCCGATATGCTCGAATTGCAAGCCATGAAGAAAAAAGTAACAACTATTTACACCGTAAAAGGAGTAGACAACGATAAAAATTTCAGCAGCAACCGCGACGAATATTTTAAACAAATTAAAGCGTTTTACGAGAAGTCGGCGGATTGA